One Citrus sinensis cultivar Valencia sweet orange chromosome 5, DVS_A1.0, whole genome shotgun sequence genomic window, GGAGCTGAGACATGGTGCCTCAATTTGGAAGCAGTCATTAGAAAAGAACGTCCACAGTCAAACAATATCTGACCCTCGAGGTACTGCATTAAGCGTTCTATATAAATCTTAGtatctttttactgtttgtaTCCTAAAGGCTGTACTTTGTCAAAAACAGGCAAGCTGTATGTCCTTGCCCTTGGAGAAATTTACAGATCAGTTGAAGTCCTTGGATCCTCAGCCAAATTTTACAAGCCATGGCTGTTAAGTTATGCAGACCCCACAGGAATATTCTCTCTTCTAAGGGAGTGTTCTAACTTATGGTCAAGTTCAGGGCTCGAAGAAGCATTCCTGAGTATATCTGATCCAATAGGTTTTGAATATAATGCAACTCCCAAGGAGTTACTAGAATCTGTGAAGTATATTCACGATATTGATGTATTGGCACTTCATAACCAAGTTTTCTCTGGGCAAGAGCCTACTTGTCGGCTGACACTCCTACCTGCAGGAACGGTGCAAGGTATAACATATTACCAAGCACCCCACACACCCCCCccaaaaacacacacacacatatgtatTATCAAATGTGTTTTAGAATCTGCTGCCATAGCCTACAAGTTCCTTGTCTCATGTTTCTGTTGGTCTGCATGTATCAGGTATGAAAATGGTGGTCTGGAATGGAGAGCACTATTTTCTTACACTTGCAAACTTGTGGGGGAATTTGATAAGCATCAACCCTCCAAATTTACCGCACGTTCATGTTGGGTCATGAGGATATGAGAAGTTTGAACGTTTTGTTAGAATCTCCATGGCTGAAACTGCTGGAGCTGGGAAGGTGTTGCTTCTTGGGCATTACCCACAGGGCCTTTGCTCCAGGGACTGTGCtggaaaaagtaaaaaacgTCTGGATTCCAAGAATCTGTTGAGCACACAAGAGTACTTGGTTTGATGAGGATAAGTATCAAattccatatttatttttcactcaATCAGTGGATTGATTGCCATTCTTTTTGTGGAAAATGTAGCAAatgtagaaaaagaaaagctgtATTATTGTGTTATTTAGTTGTGAATGGGTGCTTTCAATAAACACGCACCCATATACAAAGAAATATAATGTATCTTCCTTTTCGATACTGTATTGCTGAGTTGAGAGACTCATGATAAGTgaacaaatgaaattttggtatttttattagggatggcaatggggaggggatcAATCTCTCCGTACCCATCCCTGATATTTTGTGTATGTCCCCGTCCTTTCTATGTCCTTGTCATAATTGCTtaaggtagcgtttactttttggattggattgggaatcctgaggagtgggaatcttaggattgggagtgtggagtgggagtgggagtaaatagttttaaattataattttatccttatttaaagaattatagtttttaattacaaaactaataaaaatatatttaatgaataatatttattttattatatttgtaaatttattataattattaatattcttaattatgaacaataaattattaattttaatataaaatgaaaccttattttatttaatataattatattaaatttattattatataaaataataatataatattatttcgtacaaaattaatattttcttagaataaactatttattattattaatattaaataaatatagtactattatttttaaaataaatataataatattatatttattaattctctattaatataataatattattttaaaataattttaacttataatcaatgcaaattattatttagttaaatataatattattattcaaataaatataataatattattcaaataaacataatattatttattttattttattaattataaaatattaaattaaaaaaataaaaaggtaaaaaagggagaggtgggagtggattcccactcccacctcctcCAATCGaagtcccactcccactccccactccaaaaatgggtggggcccacggagtgggattcccactcccttCCCATTTTAAGGAAGTAAACGCTGGAGTGaaaggaatccacactcctcatTCCTACTCCaacaagtaaacacaacataagAGAATTCTTATTTCCTCCCTGAATAATAATAGGGGATCCctggataattttttttttcgattttgagttaattatattaaaataaaaaatttaaataaaagtaaaatttgaaatatatcttacattaattcattacaaaagtcacatgcaaaatataaattatcaaaataattatctttgtcAATCTTTATAATtccacaataaaaaaaataatttacttttatatcgacaataaataaatgtagatacttaattaatatttttaataaaacaaaatttttaggctaatagaatctatcTGGCCTTTTTAAtgttctaaataaaaatttaagactttaattagttaattagacctaaaaatttaataatataaatattttgatatttattatttttatcaatgtttataattttataatataattcaaaatttattatttatttaccaataattttaaaaataaaaaattaaaatggggcaAATGGGGAGGGGATCGGGATTTCACCTCATCCGCGTCTCTTCctcgaataagaaattgtGTGAAAAATTTTTCATGTCCCTTCcctgaataataaattagatataaaattatccttatacCCTTCCTGAATAGGAAAAATCCCCAAAAATACTTGTTCCCGTAGAGATTTTTATCATCCCTAATTTTTATGCTAGTCAAAGGATCCATTCCTAAACATGTAATTTGATTCCTCTatattttcaagtttcaattaGTCATGACTTGTGCATGAAGGCAGTCAAGCCGTCTTTTCTTCCTCTccaagaaaattgaaagaaacatataattttttttgttttagctGATTCTTAGGtcaatagttttttaaaacaacTCCAATACCGGTAAATGGGCATTGCTTTTCTCaaagttaaaaggaaaatggtttAAATGACGCAGGcaaatttttctaaatccaaaatattttttattttaccaccAAATGACCAAACAAACCCTTTCATATGCAAGTCCCCCATCCAGGAAAGTTCAAACCCCGTGACCAAACAAGCAtataactcttatttttaCTTCACCGCGGATTTCAAAAGCTAAGTAGGGTTATGGCATAATTGCGACTGTGCGAGCAATTCCAATAATATATCTTTagattctttctttctttctttcattcgCATTCGATTggtgagagaaagaaagaaaatataaaagaatgtTGGACATTAATCTGTTCAGAGAAGAGAAGGGAGGAATCCCGGAGAAAATACGCGAGTCGCAACGGCGCCGTTTCGCCAGCGTCGATCTCGTCGACGAAATCATCAGCCTCGACAAGAAGTGGCGCCAGCGTAATTAGCGGCAACTTCATTCctgtttgtttaattaaaattgtttcttttgaaaGTTTTGTTAGTTTTATTGATCTGCTGCATTTTGTGTGTGCAGTTCAATTTGATGTTGAAAATTACCGCAAAGAGttgaacaaaatcaataaGCAAATCGCTCAGCTCAAACTTGTGagttctttaaatattttatttttatttttattttttgtcttattaAATCCATTgtatttttgcttttgatatGCTGACTGTTAGACAGTCAGGGGACATTACTGAGGCTTTTAAATCAGTAGGATTTGATTAATTGACCTGGAAAACTAATGgtttatttaacttttaattaaacaagGACTGGAATGATAATTATCCTTTTGTCTATTTATGTGTGAATGAACTTGTCTTGTTTGGTCATTGTTGGTTGTGAACTGATTTGTGTGTACTGGGGTGGGAGTAGTCGGGTAAGGATTTCTCTGAGATGGTTACAAAGACGAATGAGATCAAGCAACAATCGGCAGATAAAGAAGTTGAGGTCCGTGAGGCTTGGGCTGCAGTAAAAGCAAAGCTGGAAGTAGTTGGAAACCTTGTGCATGATTCAGTACCAGTCAGCAATGATGAAGTATGTAATTTGGCACTGTAAGTTTATTTCTGTGATGTTTCCTGATGACAAGGATGAGTTATAATGTGGGTGATTTATGTAGGCAAATAATGCTATAGTTAGAACATGGGGGGAGAAAAGGACGGAGCCAAAACTGAAGAATCATGTTGAGCTTGTTGAGCTTCTTGGCATTGCGGATCTGAAGAAAGGTACTGCAGTGTTTTAACTACAGCTGACTAGTTTTTGTAGGCAATTGCTCATGCATAAActttagtctttttttttttttttgtggctGCTGATCTTCACTTCCCTACTGACCTTAATTTGCTTTCAATTAGGTGCTGATATAGCAGGAGGAAGAGGTTTCTATCTGAAAGGAGATGGTGTACGGCTTAATCAagctttgattaattttggTCTTGattttttggagaaaaagagTTATACATTGTTACATACTCCATTCTTCATGAGAAAAGAAGTTATGGCCAAGTGTGCTCAATTAGCTCAATTTGATGAAGAACTGTACAAGGTaacatttttgaatttctatgTTAAAGCATTGTATTATACTTTTGTAGATAATTTCTTACTACTTTGTCTTTTAGATTTAGTTTTTAAGTGAGTAATTAAGTCCTTCCTATAAAGCTGGTTTCCTTAAGCGTTACTAATTTGTAGAAAGTTACATATTAATGCTTAGCAAGGATGCCTTTACCTTTAATGTGGGTATGGCTAATTGGCTGTTCTAATAGGTCACTGGTGAGGGAGATGACAAGTATCTTATTGCTACAGCTGAACAGCCACTTTGTGCATATCATATAGATGATTGGATCCATCCGTCTGAGCTACCCATTAGGTAATTATCTTGTTGATCTGTCATGGCTGCTATAAAAAGAGTTCCTGTTGGTGTTTTTCATAGacattgcattttttttttttttttttttataaaccagATATGCTGGGTATTCGTCATGCTTCCGTAAGGAAGCTGGCTCACATGGTCGAGATACTCTTGGAATATTCCGCGTCCATCAGTTTGAGAAAGTGGAGCAATTTTGCATCACCAGCCCGAATGGCAATGACTCATGGTACATGCATgaagaaatgataaaaaacTCTGAAGAATTTTATCAGATGGTATGCATGTTCTTTCACTTTCTCCCTTTTAGCAATTATAAAGTAATTGAGAACCATGTTTAAGGTTTTAGTTCTCATTGAATTTTCTCAAATGCAGCTAAAAATTCCCTATCAAGTCGTGGCTATTGTCTCTGGTGCTTTAAATGATGCAGCTGCGAAGAAGTTAGATTTGGAAGCCTGGTTTCCTGCATCGCAAACCTACAGAGAGCTGGTGTCATGTTCAAACTGTACGGATTACCAGTCAAGAAGATTAGAGATTCGATATGGGCAGAAAAAGGTAGGTTCTCTTTATTTCTTCCTATGCAATACAAGCAAAGTGATTGCCAATGAGTTTCGATGGCCCATCAGTTGTGAAATAAAGGGTTAATgtatgaaacaaaataaactatCTATAACACAAtgtatgaaacaaaaataaactatCTATAAcacatataattttaatgaaacaGCATTCTTCAAATGATGTGAATTAGAATGTTGTATGTTATAGAAGATGGAAACTTAACTCTGCTGGTATGAAATAGATTTGTTATGTTATCAAATTCATGATTTGTCTCCTGTATTTTGCACTGTTGCAGAGCAATGAGCAGACAAAACAATATGTTCACTTGTTGAACTCAACCCTCACAGCAACCGAGAGGACCATTTGCTGTATCCTTGAGAACTACCAGAAGGAAGATGGTGTCGAAGTACCAGAAGTTCTACAACCTTTCATGGGTGGAAAGACTTTCCTGCCTTTCAAGGCCAAGCCAGCTCCTGAAGCCAAAGGGAAGAAATCCAAGGCTTAGTTTAGTTCATCTATTAAATCCCCAGAAACCAGTTGCAGAACTAGTGGGATCTAGCTTTTAGATTTGtgaaatcaaagatttagTGGAAACAAATACGAAACCGATCCTCAAATTATTGTGTAATGcattttcaagaaatttgaCAGCCTGATTTTGTTGTCCACGTCTTGAACTTTTCAAGTTATGACGTGTCAGGATTTGTTGCTTAACCatacaattatgaaattttgctaCTCAATCTTGTTTTGTTGTACTTCTTTGCTTTCAGTTTTCTTGATCAGAACAAACAGCATAAATAAATGAtgctatattaaaaaaaaaaattaaaaatttcactcGCCCTTCATTTGTTATCAACAATATGATATTGCCTGGGATCTTTCGGCTTGATCTTCCAGTGCCCATTAGCCAGATTTGCATTCTCAGCAattcttctccatttcttAATCCTTTTATCTATATGCTTTGTTAATGCACAGTACTGTTGCAATTTCTTAGGCATTGCGTCATAAACTTGCCACCATTTCTTATGAGCTGAATCACTGGCAAATATATGGCGACTCACCATGTCCCAATTGCAATCATAGTCCTTGTAACACATCCATGGCTTTAACCCCAGATAATGAATTGCATAAAGACCATCGCCCAGTTGATGTTCCTTATCGTCTTGCTTTGAAAACACCTTCAAATGGTTTATTCTCTTAGGCAGCCTATGCCACCATGTGAACACTTCATTAAGAAACCCCTGGTCACCCCCATTGTACGACGAAACCTTAAAGGATTTCAACATCAAATCTTCAAACTTGCACAATGATGGCTCAATCACCATCACCCCAGAGTTGAACAACACTTTGTCATTACCTGCTGCTGATAATTCAGGGTAAAAGAAGAACTCATCGATGTTTTTGAGTACTAAAAGATCAGAATCaatgaagataattttatcatattcaaTGAGTTGCCATACTCTAAGCTTGCTATAATTCCACTCATTGTATGAATCTTTCTTGGCAAAGGGGCTACGTATGCGCGAAATCCACTTGGTTTTCCATCCGGCAGCTCTCAGGCCGCGGAGAGACTTGCCACTTATTGATTTATCATGAAGGAGAACGAGATCTCTAGTCGAGTTTTTTTGGATTATGCTTTGCGCTAAAGCTATTGCACCACATACATAAGCTTCTGATGAATGTAGGACGGTTACATAAGCTTCTCTTTGATGGTACGTTGTGTAGTTCAGTTTTGCTAGTCTTGCTTGTGACATAAAATATCTCCGTATTTCTTTGCctgtaaatcaaaataaaagcactcaaatattaattttaggttaattttgcaaaattaagaaaaatgaattacaTATGAAGGTTTTGAAGAAGTCGTGGCGTCCGGATTAGGTAATTCTTTCACGGAAATTGAAAGCGCAATTCTCTAATGCCACATAAGTCTTAATTaggaaattgatttatattggCTGAGTTACCAAATTTTGATGCCTTGCCAAATTTTCACACAATCAGAATCATGACTGCTGTATACATTCTGTGTCTGTAGATTATTACAACTCTTTAAGGATATCAAAATTGAAGAATAGGTCAAATTTAAACCAATTACACCTGTGCACGAGTTGTGCATATTTAATTTGGATTTGTCTCATTTATTAATGCTGAAcgaataatttactaaaatttgaaactaaAGAAAGCAGTAAATTAATGACCCGCCATGACCAGATAAATCACTCactaaccttttttttttcctcagaACACCTCAAATTTCcgaagagaaattaaataaaatctcctGCATCCATTTCTTGtgaacattttatattttttttatatgcaacaagctttcattaaaatttaagactctATCCTCTAGAATAAACTCCAAAACATATcgat contains:
- the LOC102628712 gene encoding serine--tRNA ligase, producing the protein MLDINLFREEKGGIPEKIRESQRRRFASVDLVDEIISLDKKWRQLQFDVENYRKELNKINKQIAQLKLSGKDFSEMVTKTNEIKQQSADKEVEVREAWAAVKAKLEVVGNLVHDSVPVSNDEANNAIVRTWGEKRTEPKLKNHVELVELLGIADLKKGADIAGGRGFYLKGDGVRLNQALINFGLDFLEKKSYTLLHTPFFMRKEVMAKCAQLAQFDEELYKVTGEGDDKYLIATAEQPLCAYHIDDWIHPSELPIRYAGYSSCFRKEAGSHGRDTLGIFRVHQFEKVEQFCITSPNGNDSWYMHEEMIKNSEEFYQMLKIPYQVVAIVSGALNDAAAKKLDLEAWFPASQTYRELVSCSNCTDYQSRRLEIRYGQKKSNEQTKQYVHLLNSTLTATERTICCILENYQKEDGVEVPEVLQPFMGGKTFLPFKAKPAPEAKGKKSKA
- the LOC127902520 gene encoding putative UDP-glucuronate:xylan alpha-glucuronosyltransferase 4, with the translated sequence MSTQNKSFNFQQRREAKFNQMAAASSSSSSNKPANFSQKLFIISLLLLSFSLFLIVLSFKPKQQPHLAYEPNNKYNTNHLIHRPKWLDIVQKHINGHKIKVGLVNINDDDDDDYNSVRGDMHVETVHVRFDHVGEDKKWEDFFPEWIDEDHKWAPPACPEIPMPAQDYRYLDVIVARVPCRGDGDAGGGMRDVFRLQVNLVVANLAVESGWVKPDVDRAVYVVFVGSCGAMVEMFRCDDLVEHAGDYWVYKPDLRRLKHKVLMPVGSCQIAPSFAQTGKEIRRYFMSQARLAKLNYTTYHQREAYVTVLHSSEAYVCGAIALAQSIIQKNSTRDLVLLHDKSISGKSLRGLRAAGWKTKWISRIRSPFAKKDSYNEWNYSKLRVWQLIEYDKIIFIDSDLLVLKNIDEFFFYPELSAAGNDKVLFNSGVMVIEPSLCKFEDLMLKSFKVSSYNGGDQGFLNEVFTWWHRLPKRINHLKVFSKQDDKEHQLGDGLYAIHYLGLKPWMCYKDYDCNWDMVSRHIFASDSAHKKWWQVYDAMPKKLQQYCALTKHIDKRIKKWRRIAENANLANGHWKIKPKDPRQYHIVDNK